The Luteitalea sp. genome has a window encoding:
- a CDS encoding NAD-dependent epimerase/dehydratase family protein — protein sequence MARALTGKRILVTGAGGFIGHHLVARLKREGAWVRGVDLKHPEYAPTAADEFCIRDLCKWEDCLESTKGIDHVYALAADMGGMGYISTNHARILRNNLLISTQTLEAARRNDVQRYLYTSSACIYPEYRQTEADVQPLREEEAYPAQPQDAYGWEKLLTERLCRHYAEEFEMETRVVRFHNIFGPLGTWDGGREKAPAAMCRKVAVAKLSGRHEIEIWGDGEQTRSFCYIDDCVAGIRGLMDSDYSEPLNLGQDRLISINALADLVAATAGITVTKRHVAGPQGVRGRNSDNSRLRQVLGWAPQISLEEGVARTYPWIEEQVAHSLRSTEVAHGVA from the coding sequence ATGGCACGAGCTCTAACAGGGAAGCGGATACTGGTCACCGGCGCCGGTGGCTTCATCGGGCATCATCTCGTGGCACGGCTCAAGCGTGAGGGGGCGTGGGTGCGCGGCGTCGATCTGAAGCATCCCGAATACGCACCAACGGCTGCAGACGAGTTCTGCATTCGCGATCTGTGCAAGTGGGAGGACTGCCTCGAAAGTACCAAAGGAATCGATCACGTCTACGCGCTCGCCGCCGACATGGGCGGGATGGGCTACATTTCCACGAACCACGCACGGATCCTGCGCAACAACCTGTTGATCAGCACGCAGACGCTCGAGGCCGCCCGGCGCAATGACGTTCAGCGTTACCTGTATACCTCATCGGCGTGCATTTATCCCGAGTACCGGCAGACCGAGGCTGACGTGCAACCGCTACGCGAAGAAGAAGCGTATCCTGCGCAACCACAAGATGCCTATGGATGGGAGAAGCTGCTCACCGAGCGCCTCTGCCGACACTACGCGGAAGAGTTCGAGATGGAGACCCGCGTCGTACGGTTTCACAACATCTTCGGTCCGCTCGGCACGTGGGACGGCGGGCGCGAGAAGGCCCCTGCGGCCATGTGTCGCAAGGTGGCCGTCGCGAAGCTCTCGGGGCGTCACGAGATCGAGATCTGGGGCGACGGCGAGCAAACGCGATCGTTCTGCTACATCGACGACTGCGTGGCTGGGATCCGAGGGCTGATGGACTCGGACTACAGCGAACCGTTGAACCTGGGGCAGGATCGGCTCATTAGTATCAACGCGCTGGCCGACCTGGTCGCCGCCACGGCAGGGATCACGGTGACGAAGCGCCACGTGGCGGGGCCACAGGGGGTCCGCGGACGCAACTCGGACAACTCCCGACTTCGTCAGGTGCTCGGCTGGGCACCGCAGATCTCGCTCGAAGAGGGAGTGGCGCGCACCTACCCGTGGATCGAAGAGCAAGTGGCACACTCCCTCAGGAGCACCGAGGTGGCGCATGGTGTCGCCTGA